Proteins from a single region of Hordeum vulgare subsp. vulgare chromosome 6H, MorexV3_pseudomolecules_assembly, whole genome shotgun sequence:
- the LOC123401265 gene encoding cinnamoyl-CoA reductase 1-like → MAAVVCVTGAGGFIGSWIVKLLLARGYAVRGTSRRADDPKNAHLWALDGAAERLTMVQVDLLDRASLRAAFHGCDGVIHTASPMHDTPEEIIEPVITGTLNVVEMAAGAGVRRVVLSSTIGTMYMNPHRDPDAPLDDSCWSDLDYCKQTKNWYCYAKTIAERGAWEAARSLGLDLAVVIPVVTLGELLQPSMNTSTKHILKYLTGEAKAYVNESHAYVHVKDAAEAHVRVLQAPNAGGRRYVCAERTLHRGELCRILAGLFPEYPIPTRCKDEVNPPKKGYKYTNQPLKDLGMKFTPVQEYLYEAVNSLQEKGFIKKASGTKVLASRGGSPPQNSPAPMFMSKL, encoded by the exons ATGGCCGCCGTCGTCTGCGTCACCGGCGCCGGCGGCTTCATTGGCTCCTGGATCGTCAAGCTCCTCCTCGCCCGCGGCTACGCCGTCCGCGGCACCTCCCGCCGCGCAG ATGACCCCAAGAACGCGCACCTGTGGGCGCTCGACGGCGCGGCGGAGCGGCTCACCATGGTGCAGGTCGACCTGCTCGACCGGGCCAGCCTCCGCGCCGCCTTCCACGGCTGCGACGGCGTCATCCACACCGCATCCCCGATGCACGACACGCCC GAGGAGATCATCGAGCCGGTGATCACGGGGACGCTCAACGTCGTGGAGATGGCCGCCGGCGCCGGGGTCCGGCGCGTGGTGCTGTCCTCCACCATCGGCACCATGTACATGAACCCCCACCGCGACCCCGACGCGCCGCTCGACGACTCGTGCTGGAGCGACCTCGACTACTGCAAGCAAACCAAG AACTGGTACTGCTACGCCAAGACGATCGCGGAGCGGGGCGCGTGGGAGGCTGCGCGGTCGCTGGGGCTGGACCTGGCGGTGGTGATCCCGGTGGTGACGCTCGGCGAGCTGCTGCAGCCCAGTATGAACACCAGCACCAAGCACATACTCAAGTACCTCACCGGCGAGGCCAAGGCGTACGTCAACGAGTCGCACGCCTACGTGCATGTCAAGGACGCCGCCGAGGCGCACGTCAGGGTGCTCCAGGCGCCCAACGCCGGGGGTCGCCGCTACGTCTGCGCCGAGAGGACGCTGCACCGCGGCGAGCTCTGCCGGATCCTCGCCGGCCTCTTCCCGGAGTACCCCATTCCCACAAG ATGCAAGGACGAGGTGAATCCGCCAAAGAAGGGTTACAAGTACACGAACCAGCCTCTCAAGGACCTAGGCATGAAGTTCACCCCTGTGCAGGAATACCTCTATGAAGCTGTGAATTCCCTGCAAGAAAAGGGGTTCATTAAGAAGGCTTCTGGCACCAAG GTGCTTGCTAGTAGAGGGGGTTCGCCGCCTCAGAATTCACCGGCGCCCATGTTTATGTCGAAACTTTGA